A window of the Tunturibacter empetritectus genome harbors these coding sequences:
- the sdhA gene encoding succinate dehydrogenase flavoprotein subunit: protein MAATPRIIVVGGGLAGLAAVIKIAEAGGKVDLFSIVPVKRSHSVCAQGGINAAKDLKGEGDSVLKHFDDTVYGGDFLANQTPVKNMTAQGPAIIDLLDRMGVPFNRTPEGLLDFRRFGGTLYQRTAFAGATTGQQLLYALDEQVRRYESEGKVTKYEGWEFLSAVLGSKGEARGICAMDLRSMETKTFPADAIIICTGGNGAIFGKSTNSVVCTGSAQSALYQQGAFYANGEFIQVHPTAIPGEDKLRLMSESARGEGGRVWVPRDKTDKRVARSIPEADRWYFLEERYPKYGNLVPRDIATREIFKVVYEDGMGIDGQPMVYLDLTHLPPERLNKLEGILEIYEKFVGDDPRKVPMKIFPGMHYTMGGLWVDATQQTNIPGIYAAGEADYSIHGANRLGANSLLSCIYGGFVAGPQAVAYAKALPAQEGDGGHAAELQRQQEKNNALLNSKGTENPFKIWRELGETMTKHATIVRYNAGLDEADAKLVELLDRYKNVNLSDKSQWANTSFAFTRQLYNMLELGRVIVHGARLRDESRGAHYKPDFPNRDDEKFLKTTKAAYVDGAPAITFEEVDISHIKPRPRVYTAT from the coding sequence ATGGCAGCAACACCCAGAATCATCGTAGTAGGCGGCGGCCTAGCCGGACTAGCCGCCGTCATCAAGATCGCCGAAGCCGGCGGCAAGGTCGACCTCTTCTCCATCGTCCCCGTCAAGCGCTCCCACTCCGTCTGCGCCCAGGGAGGCATCAACGCCGCCAAGGACCTCAAAGGCGAAGGCGACTCCGTCCTCAAGCACTTCGACGACACCGTCTACGGCGGCGACTTCCTCGCCAACCAGACCCCCGTCAAAAACATGACCGCCCAGGGCCCCGCCATCATCGACCTCCTCGACCGCATGGGCGTGCCCTTCAACCGTACCCCTGAAGGCCTCCTCGACTTCCGCCGCTTCGGCGGAACGTTATATCAACGCACGGCGTTTGCGGGCGCGACCACCGGCCAGCAACTCCTCTACGCCCTAGACGAGCAGGTCCGCCGCTACGAGTCCGAAGGCAAAGTCACCAAATACGAAGGCTGGGAGTTCCTCTCCGCAGTCCTTGGATCGAAAGGTGAAGCGAGAGGCATCTGCGCCATGGACCTCCGGTCTATGGAAACGAAAACATTCCCGGCGGATGCAATCATCATCTGCACCGGCGGCAATGGAGCCATCTTCGGAAAATCCACCAATTCAGTAGTTTGCACCGGCTCTGCTCAATCAGCACTTTACCAACAGGGAGCCTTCTACGCCAACGGCGAGTTCATCCAGGTCCACCCCACCGCCATCCCCGGCGAAGACAAGCTCCGTCTCATGTCCGAGTCCGCCCGAGGCGAAGGCGGCCGCGTCTGGGTCCCCCGCGACAAGACCGACAAGCGAGTAGCCCGCTCCATCCCCGAAGCCGACCGCTGGTACTTCCTCGAGGAGCGCTACCCCAAGTACGGCAACCTCGTCCCCCGCGACATCGCCACACGCGAGATCTTCAAAGTAGTTTACGAGGATGGCATGGGCATCGATGGCCAACCAATGGTCTACCTCGACCTCACCCATCTCCCCCCCGAGCGCCTCAACAAACTCGAAGGCATCCTCGAGATCTACGAGAAGTTCGTCGGCGACGACCCCCGCAAAGTCCCCATGAAGATCTTCCCCGGCATGCACTACACCATGGGCGGTCTCTGGGTCGATGCAACCCAGCAGACCAACATCCCCGGCATCTACGCCGCAGGCGAAGCCGACTACTCCATTCACGGGGCCAATCGCCTCGGCGCCAACTCCCTGCTCTCCTGCATCTACGGAGGCTTCGTCGCCGGTCCGCAAGCCGTGGCCTACGCCAAAGCCCTGCCCGCGCAGGAAGGAGATGGTGGACACGCCGCCGAGCTGCAGCGGCAACAAGAGAAGAACAACGCCCTGCTCAACAGCAAGGGCACCGAAAACCCCTTCAAGATCTGGCGCGAACTCGGCGAGACCATGACCAAGCACGCCACCATCGTCCGCTACAACGCCGGCCTCGACGAAGCCGATGCCAAGCTCGTCGAACTCCTCGACCGCTACAAAAACGTCAACCTCTCCGACAAAAGCCAGTGGGCCAACACCAGCTTCGCCTTCACCCGCCAGCTCTACAACATGCTCGAGCTGGGCCGAGTCATCGTCCACGGCGCACGCCTCCGCGACGAGTCCCGCGGAGCCCACTACAAACCCGACTTCCCCAACCGCGACGACGAAAAGTTCCTCAAAACCACCAAGGCCGCCTACGTCGACGGAGCACCCGCAATCACCTTCGAAGAGGTCGACATCAGCCACATCAAACCACGCCCCCGCGTCTACACCGCCACCTGA
- the sdhB gene encoding succinate dehydrogenase iron-sulfur subunit produces the protein MASSTIKVEIKRQSTPDAPSTTENFEIPYRPGMNITSLLGEIALNPVDVSGKPTTPITYDANCLEEICGSCAMLINGKARMACSALVDKLTGPNHDQPITLAPLSKFPVVRDLSVDRSVLFENLKKVKAWVPIDGSYDLGAGPRQAPQIQEQRYPLSNCISCTICMEVCPQFNDVTNFVGAATIAQAKLFNMDPSGSVLKSERLRALAGDGGIQECGFAQNCVQACPKQLPLTEAISDMGRDVFIQQVKDLFAR, from the coding sequence ATGGCATCCAGCACCATCAAAGTTGAGATCAAGCGCCAGTCTACCCCGGACGCCCCCTCCACCACCGAGAACTTCGAGATCCCCTACCGCCCGGGGATGAACATCACCTCGCTCCTCGGCGAGATCGCGCTCAATCCCGTCGACGTCTCAGGCAAGCCCACCACGCCCATCACCTACGACGCCAACTGCCTCGAAGAGATTTGCGGCTCCTGCGCCATGCTCATCAACGGCAAAGCCCGCATGGCCTGCTCCGCCCTGGTCGACAAGCTCACCGGACCAAATCACGATCAGCCCATCACCCTCGCCCCGCTCAGCAAATTCCCCGTAGTCCGCGACCTCAGCGTCGACCGCTCCGTCCTCTTCGAAAACCTCAAGAAGGTCAAAGCCTGGGTCCCCATCGACGGCTCCTACGACCTCGGCGCAGGCCCCCGCCAGGCTCCTCAAATACAAGAGCAGCGCTATCCCCTATCGAACTGCATCTCCTGCACCATCTGCATGGAGGTCTGCCCCCAGTTCAACGACGTCACCAACTTCGTCGGCGCAGCCACCATCGCCCAAGCCAAGCTCTTCAACATGGACCCCTCCGGCTCCGTCCTCAAATCAGAACGCCTCCGCGCCTTAGCTGGAGACGGCGGCATCCAAGAGTGCGGCTTCGCGCAAAACTGCGTCCAGGCCTGCCCCAAACAGCTCCCCCTCACCGAAGCCATTAGCGACATGGGCCGCGACGTCTTCATCCAGCAAGTAAAAGATCTCTTCGCCAGATAG